The Aminithiophilus ramosus genome contains a region encoding:
- the flgM gene encoding flagellar biosynthesis anti-sigma factor FlgM, with protein MIDRIQKVYGVGAIDPVKRRTGQKSQAEGTAEGGGSDGLEVSAFGRELTKALGELRTIPDVRVDKVRELKDQIESGTYRVDSLGLASRLIEAGLLGDLE; from the coding sequence ATGATCGACCGCATCCAGAAAGTCTACGGCGTCGGGGCCATCGACCCCGTCAAGCGCAGGACGGGCCAGAAGAGCCAGGCGGAAGGAACCGCCGAGGGAGGCGGGAGCGACGGCCTCGAGGTCAGCGCCTTCGGGCGCGAGCTGACCAAGGCCCTCGGCGAGCTCAGAACGATTCCCGACGTCCGCGTCGACAAGGTCCGGGAGCTGAAAGATCAGATCGAGAGCGGCACCTACCGCGTCGACTCCCTCGGCCTGGCCTCGCGCCTCATTGAGGCGGGACTTCTGGGAGACCTGGAGTGA